One part of the Quercus lobata isolate SW786 chromosome 7, ValleyOak3.0 Primary Assembly, whole genome shotgun sequence genome encodes these proteins:
- the LOC115952904 gene encoding disease resistance-like protein DSC1 yields MDIVSTYNEQHDVCWNPEAFSKMDNLKYLRIYGILHVPTHLPNDLRILDWILYTSKYLQSSFQLVELVQLCLQQSKIEQLWTRIKNFDKLKFIDLTDSSDLIITPNFTGVPNLEKLVLVRCTNLRKIDPSIGILKKLIHLNLQDCERLIRLPSKFGMEPLVTLEISNCSKLKTIPKFVANPKFLQELSLDRTTIVELIKNLPENLWIIKGLEILDLSKVDIEELPSSIERLTDLTSLTLRYCENLVSLPNTICSLKLLKSLDLFGCLKFRNLPKNIGNVKSLELLNLCWTDIRDVPSSIALLKNLKHLYICRWKSFEFYSLPKSLELMGLVFPSLISLTTSHRMAFLMNRSSPEFVSTLQVPQPLLPSFLGLQSLTYLHLTDFELTSIPNDIGCLSSLECLNLSGNHFVSLPQSMSQLSNLRRLHLEGCTRLQSLENVPSIIDIVIANNCTSLWRLPELQFYTFRSDHSHLNFQFVNCFKLVSYYQVSGNMLQGQSGILPDIFDIIIPEGYFLEVRFPKRFEHEFVSHELKEQVPYGCDELMGIELCVGFSVPKVSNTSKDFLLKCWIKVNGFENASPIRSSFRANYGGVSSRHLWRLYLSPHYFDSQWGENFCQIDGNGSNKIEIRISTSNNLEVEKVGIHYDINNDSTSKGTQNN; encoded by the exons ATGGATATTGTGAGTACTTATAATGAACAACACGATGTATGTTGGAACCCTGAGGCCTTTTCGAAGATGGACAATCTTAAGTATCTTAGAATTTATGGCATTCTCCATGTCCCCACACACCTTCCTAATGATTTAAGAATTCTTGATTGGATTTTGTATACATCAAAATATTTGCAATCAAGTTTCCAGCTTGTTGAGCTTGTTCAACTTTGTTTGCAACAAAGCAAAATTGAACAACTTTGGACAAGAATAAAG AATTTTGACAAGTTGAAGTTCATTGACTTGACCGACTCCTCGGACCTGATTATAACTCCAAACTTCACTGGAGTCCCAAATCTTGAGAAATTAGTTCTTGTAAGGTGTACAAATTTACGCAAGATTGACCCATCTATTGGAATTCTTAAAAAACTTATTCATCTTAATTTACAAGATTGTGAAAGACTAATTCGTCTTCCAAGCAAGTTTGGAATGGAGCCTCTTGTGACTCTTGAAATTTCTAATTGCTCAAAACTCAAGACAATTccaaaatttgtggcaaaccCGAAATTCCTACAGGAGCTTTCTTTGGATCGCACTACTATTGTAGAACTAATTAAAAACTTGCCAGAGAACCTATGGATAATCAAAGGCCTAGAGATACTTGATTTGAGCAAAGTAGATATAGAAGAGCTGCCTTCATCAATTGAACGTTTGACTGACCTTACTTCATTGACTCTAAGATATTGCGAGAATCTTGTGAGCCTTCCTAACACCATTTGTAGTTTGAAGTTGCTTAAGTCTCTTGATCTTTTTGGATGCTTAAAATTTCGTAACTTGCCAAAGAACATAGGAAATGTAAAAAGTTTGGAGTTGCTTAATTTGTGTTGGACAGACATAAGAGATGTTCCTTCTTCCATTGCCCTCCTTAAAAATCTGAAACATCTATATATCTGTAGATGGAAGTCATTTGAATTTTATTCCCTGCCAAAAAGTCTTGAGTTGATGGGCCTAGTATTTCCTTCATTAATTTCCCTGACAACAAGTCATCGGATGGCCTTTTTAATGAATCGTTCGAGCCCAGAATTTGTTTCCACACTACAAGTTCCTCAACCATTATTGCCTTCTTTTTTAGGTCTTCAATCTTTAACATATTTGCATCTTACTGACTTCGAGCTTACGTCAATCCCCAATGACATTGGCTGCTTGTCCTCTTTAGAATGCTTAAATCTAAGTGGAAATCATTTTGTTTCCCTTCCTCAAAGCATGTCTCAACTCTCTAATCTTCGAAGACTCCATTTGGAGGGTTGCACAAGGCTTCAATCATTGGAAAATGTTCCTTCCATTATTGATATTGTAATTGCAAACAATTGTACCTCACTGTGGAGATTGCCAGAACTGCAATTTTATACTTTTAGGTCAGATCACTCCCATTTGAATTTCCAGTTTGTTAACTGCTTCAAATTGGTTAGCTATTATCAAGTTAGCGGTAACATGcttcag GGACAAAGTGGTATACTACCAGACATCTTTGACATTATTATTCCTGAAGGTTACTTTCTTGAAGTTCGCTTTCCAAAAAGGTTTGAACATGAATTTGTAAGTCATGAATTGAAGGAACAAGTGCCTTATGGGTGTGATGAGCTTATGGGAATTGAGTTGTGCGTTGGTTTTTCAGTCCCAAAGGTTTCTAACACCTCTAAAGATTTTCTACTTAAATGTTGGATTAAAGTCAATGGATTTGAAAACGCATCACCAATACGCTCTTCTTTTAGGGCAAACTATGGTGGAGTTAGTTCACGTCACCTTTGGCGGCTCTATTTGTCTCCTCACTATTTCGACTCCCAATGGGgagaaaatttttgtcaaattgaTGGGAATGGATCCAATAAAATTGAGATTAGAATAAGTACTTCAAATAACTTGGAGGTGGAGAAAGTTGGGATTCATTATGATATTAATAATGATTCAACCTCCAAAGGTACCCAAAATAATTGA